A genome region from Vigna unguiculata cultivar IT97K-499-35 unplaced genomic scaffold, ASM411807v1 contig_108, whole genome shotgun sequence includes the following:
- the LOC114171123 gene encoding LOW QUALITY PROTEIN: uncharacterized protein LOC114171123 (The sequence of the model RefSeq protein was modified relative to this genomic sequence to represent the inferred CDS: inserted 2 bases in 2 codons) has product MADSNQEGGAGISPIQMQALTQHLERLLRQANDEIHERIDRLENDGVTRRGVRRQETRVARYDEERRNREQWSNPLQGIKLNIPSFAGKNDPEAYFNWELKMENVFDCGNFEEEQKVRLAASEFSHYALIWWHKLQRERQRDGDPPVDTWEELRRLMRRRYVPASYQRDMKFKLQRITQGSRSVEDYHKEMEMLMIQAKLEEDPEVTMARFINGLNNDIRDVVELQEFVEMEDLLHKAIQVEEQLKRKGASRRMASSSTYGWKDKAKREGYKSSPYSAKGETSSAMSTKATKEADPKPSKGNEAVPRRTRDITCFKCQGKGHYAYECPTKRTVVIRDDGGYSSESDANEESEGEEDEDVGPEMNEKGLLMVRRLLGSHIQAMDESQRDNIFHTRCIVQGQLCMVIVDSGSCANVASTRLVSKLNLPTKPHPRPYRLQWLSDEGEIKVKQQVEVPIVIGTYSDVISCDVVPMEACHLLLGRPWQHDHKTIHDGFSNKISFTHQGKKVVLKPLSPQEVCHDQVRLKEKIMREKKVESGSVIAKEREVRKVLLARQPLYMLVCKPVLNTNPEFPTSLPSSISSILQEFKDVFPSDLPSGLPPLRGIEHQVDLIPGATIPNRPAYRSNPEETKEIQRQKDGSWRMCSDCRSVNSITIKYRHPIPRLDDLLDELHGAQVFSKIDLKSGYNQIRIREGDEWKTAFKTKFGLYEWLVMPFGLTNAPSTFMRLMNHVLRDFIGHFVVVYFDDILIYSADLDLHAQHLHSVLSALRHEXLYANLEKCMFCQDHVVFLGFVVSSKGVEVDQSKVKAIQEWPTPKSVSDIRSFHGLASFYRRFVRDFSTLAAPLNELVKKNVSFKWGEKQEKAFQTLKQRLVSAPILALPNFSKSFEIECDASGIGIGAVLLQEGHPIAYFSEKLSGAALNYSTYDKELYALVRALKTWQHYLFPKEFVIHSDHESLKYLKGQGKLNTRHAKWVEFLEQFPYVIKYKRGKGNVVADALSRRHALLSMVETKLLGLEVLKGLYEEDKEFGQRYKECEKMAKDEYYRFEGFLFRANRLCVPQSSIRELLVKEAHRGGLMGHFGVLXTYDILHEHFYWVNMKKDVAKLCESCIECRQAKSKVLPQGLYTPLPVPEHPWVDLSMDFVLGLPRSSTGRDSILVVHSPFEVVYGFNPLSPLDLLPVPNISVFKHTEGQAKAEFVRKLHEKVKDQITKKNESYAKQANKGRRRVVFQPGDWVWVHMRKERFPEQRKSKLLPRGDGPFQVLERINDNAYKIQMPENGSDLETNPVQEGGNDEDISHQPGSKLTKEEENSLQGIGGPMTRSKAKQTKATLQRLILNLLEDVVKDPTHKLVYLITWKDEAKDEVELQKA; this is encoded by the exons ATGGCAGATTCAAACCAAGAAGGAGGGGCAGGCATTAGTCCCATTCAAATGCAAGCTCTTACTCAACATCTTGAAAGATTACTCCGACAAGCCAATGATGAGATACATGAGAGAATTGATAGGTTGGAGAATGATGGAGTAACAAGAAGAGGTGTAAGGAGGCAAGAAACAAGGGTGGCGAGATATGATGAAGAAAGGAGGAATAGGGAGCAGTGGAGCAATCCTCTCCAAGGAATTAAACTAAACATTCCCTCTTTTGCAGGAAAGAATGATCCCGAAGCTTACTTTAATTGGGAGCTCAAGATGGAGAATGTGTTTGATTGCGGCAACTTTGAGGAGGAACAAAAGGTGAGGTTGGCAGCATCCGAATTCTCACACTATGCATTGATTTGGTGGCACAAGCTTCAAAGGGAGAGGCAAAGAGATGGAGATCCACCAGTAGACACATGGGAGGAATTGAGGAGGCTCATGAGGAGGAGATATGTCCCTGCATCCTATCAAAGGGATATGAAGTTTAAGCTTCAAAGAATTACTCAAGGAAGCCGAAGTGTGGAGGATTACCACAAAGAGATGGAGATGTTGATGATCCAAGCTAAGCTTGAGGAAGATCCTGAGGTAACAATGGCTAGGTTCATTAATGGGTTGAATAATGATATCCGTGATGTGGTTGAGTTGCAGGAGTTTGTGGAGATGGAGGATCTTCTCCATAAAGCCATCCAAGTAGAAGAGCAACTCAAAAGGAAGGGAGCTTCAAGGAGAATGGCGTCGTCTTCTACTTATGGGTGGAAGGACAAGGCTAAGAGGGAGGGATATAAGTCATCACCCTATTCGGCCAAGGGAGAGACCAGTTCGGCTATGAGTACCAAGGCCACCAAAGAAGCGGATCCTAAGCCTTCTAAGGGCAATGAAGCTGTACCAAGAAGAACTAGAGACATTACATGCTTCAAATGCCAAGGCAAGGGGCACTATGCATATGAATGTCCTACCAAGAGGACTGTGGTGATTAGAGATGATGGAGGATATTCTAGTGAGTCAGATGCAAATGAAGAATCTGAAGGAGAGGAGGATGAGGATGTTGGACCAGAAATGAACGAGAAGGGATTGTTGATGGTGAGGAGACTATTAGGATCTCATATACAAGCCATGGATGAAAGCCAAAGGGACAACATTTTCCACACTAGGTGTATTGTCCAAGGGCAACTTTGCATGGTGATTGTGGATAGTGGGAGTTGCGCTAATGTGGCTAGTACAAGGCTAGTATCCAAGTTGAATCTTCCTACCAAGCCTCATCCTAGACCTTACCGTTTGCAATGGCTAAGTGATGAAGGAGAAATTAAAGTGAAGCAGCAAGTGGAGGTGCCCATAGTCATTGGGACTTATTCTGATGTGATTTCATGTGATGTGGTGCCTATGGAGGCGTGTCATCTATTGTTGGGGAGACCATGGCAGCATGACCACAAGACCATCCATGATGGATTCTCCAACAAGATCTCTTTTACACATCAAGGAAAGAAGGTGGTGCTTAAACCTTTAAGCCCACAAGAGGTGTGTCATGATCAAGTGAGGTTGAAAGAGAAAAtcatgagagaaaagaaagttgAGAGTGGGAGCGTG ATAGCAAAGGAGAGGGAAGTGAGGAAGGTGTTGTTAGCACGGCAACCCTTATATATGCTTGTATGCAAACCTGTTTTGAATACTAACCCTGAATTTCCCACTTCCTTGCCATCTTCTATTTCTTCTATTTTGCAGGAATTCAAGGATGTATTCCCCTCGGATTTGCCTAGTGGATTACCACCATTGAGGGGAATAGAACATCAAGTGGATTTGATACCTGGAGCCACCATTCCAAACAGGCCAGCGTATAGGAGCAATCCCGAGGAGACCAAGGAGATACAAAGGCAA AAAGATGGTTCTTGGCGCATGTGTAGTGACTGTAGAAGTGTGAATAGCATTACCATtaagtataggcatcccattcctagacTTGATGATTTACTTGATGAATTGCATGGTGCACAAGtgttttcaaaaattgatttgaaaagtGGATACAACCAAATTAGGATTAGAGAAGGAGATGAatggaaaactgctttcaaaaccaaatttgggttgTATGAGTGGCTGGTTATGCCATTTGGATTAACTAATGCACCAAGCACATTCATGAGGTTGATGAATCATGTTCTACGAGATTTTATAGGGCATTTTGTGGTAGTGTATTTTGATGATATTCTGATCTATAGTGCTGATTTGGACTTGCATGCTCAACATTTGCATTCTGTGTTATCTGCTTTGAGACATG AATTGTATGCTAATCTTGAGAAATGCATGTTTTGTCAAGACCATGTGGTATTTCTGGGTTTTGTGGTGAGTTCAAAAGGGGTAGAAGTTGATCAATCCAAAGTGAAGGCCATACAAGAGTGGCCAACACCCAAATCCGTGAGTGATATTAGGAGTTTTCATGGCCTggctagtttctataggagaTTTGTGAGAGATTTCAGCACCTTGGCAGCCCCCTTAAATGAGTTAGTGAAGAAAAACGTGAGCTTCAAGTGGGGGGAAAAACAAGAGAAAGCTTTCCAAACTCTTAAGCAAAGACTAGTGAGTGCACCCATCCTAGCATTGCCCAATTTTTCCAAATCCTTTGAGATAGAGTGTGACGCTTCTGGCATAGGTATAGGAGCTGTTCTACTTCAAGAAGGCCATCCCATAGCATACTTTAGTGAAAAATTGAGTGGAGCAGCCTTGAATTACTCTACCTATGACAAGGAACTCTATGCCTTAGTGAGAGCCCTCAAAACTTGGCAACATTATCTTTTTCCCAAGGAATTCGTTAtccatagtgaccatgagtctcTTAAGTATCTCAAGGGTCAAGGTAAGCTTAATACAAGACATGCCAAATGGGTTGAATTCTTAGAGCAATTTCCATATGTCATTAAGTACAAGAGAGGGAAAGGAAATGTGGTTGCGGATGCCCTATCTAGGAGACATGCGCTACTATCTATGGTTGAGACCAAGTTGTTGGGTTTGGAAGTGTTGAAGGGGTTGTATGAGGAGGATAAAGAGTTCGGCCAAAGGTACAAGGAGTGTGAAAAGATGGCCAAGGATGAGTACTATAGATTTGAGGGGTTCTTGTTTAGAGCAAATAGGCTATGTGTTCCTCAATCTTCCATTAGAGAACTCTTAGTGAAGGAAGCACATAGAGGGGGGTTGATGGGTCATTTTGGAGTGC AAACTTATGACATCTTGCATGAGCATTTCTATTGGGTTAACATGAAAAAGGATGTAGCCAAACTGTGTGAGTCATGCATTGAGTGTAGACAAGCTAAGTCTAAAGTTCTTCCCCAAGGTTTATACACTCCTCTTCCTGTTCCTGAACACCCTTGGGTGGATTTGTCCATGGATTTTGTGCTTGGATTGCCTCGATCAAGTACTGGCCGAGACTCCATACTAGTTGT TCATTCTCCTTTTGAGGTAGTGTATGGGTTTAATCCTTTATCTCCACTTGATTTATTACCTGTGCCTAACATTTCTGTGTTTAAGCATACTGAAGGACAGGCAAAGGCAGAGTTTGTGCGGAAGCTTCATGAGAAAGTTAAAGATCAAATCACCAAGAAGAATGAGAGCTACGCAAAGCAAGCCAACAAAGGTAGAAGGAGAGTTGTGTTCCAACCAGGAGATTGGGTGTGGGTACACATGAGGAAAGAGAGATTTCCCGAACAAAGGAAATCCAAGTTGCTGCCTAGAGGAGATGGACCATTCCAAGTCTTGGAAAGGATCAATGACAATGCTTACAAGATCCAAATGCCAG AAAATGGTTCGGATTTGGAGACCAATCCTGTTCAAGAGGGAGGGAATGATGAGGACATCTCTCACCAGCCTGGATCCAAGCTAACCAAAGAAGAGGAGAACTCTCTACAAGGGATAGGAGGTCCTATGACGAGATCCAAGGCCAAGCAAACCAAGGCAACATTACAAAGGCTAATTCTAAATCTCTTAGAAGATGTGGTCAAGGATCCTACACATAAGCTTGTTTACTTGATCACTTGGAAGGATGAAGCTAAGGATGAAGTTGAGCTCCAAAAGGCGTGA